Genomic window (Microbacterium oxydans):
GACGGGGCGGGCAGCGCGACAGCGAACTGCACGAACTCCTCGGCGCCGTGATGCACCACCCGGTAGAGCGCGGTGCCGATCAGCACCCCGAGCGCGATCGACATGACGGAGATGAGGGCGGTGGCGAAGTCGGCGAGGCCGTTGTCGGTGGCGACGGCCTCGGTGAGCCCGACCAGTCCGGCGGCACCGGGCACCAGCAGCCAGAACGCCGGGAGGAACGTCAGCTGCGACGGAGCGCCGTGCCGGAGACCGGCGATCCAGAACACGACCGGAGTGACGGCGACGGCGCCGATGAACCCGCCGACGGTCGGGTCGATGAACTCGGTGCCCGCCCACTGGCCGACGTACGCGACGACCAGTGCGAGCAGCACCCAGCCGAAGGTCGAGGGCGGCGCGGAGAAATGCAGGTAGTTGCCGAGGGCGAAGATCAGGATGCCGATGGCGGGAACCCACCACGGCAGGAACGACGACGCGTCGAGCGGTTCGTAGGAATGCGACTCCACCCCCACGACTGCACCCGCGGCCAGGATGCCGAAGGCGAGCAGGGCGAGCTGCACGAAGCCGTAGACGAGTCGCGAGGCGCCGGAGATCATCTGCCCCGCGGCGAGCTCGACGGTCGCGGTCGTCAGCACACCGCCGGGGAGGAACGTCACCAGCGGCGCGATGAGCAGACGGATCGGGTCGCCGATCTCGATCACCTCGGCCAGGAGGAAGACCGCCGCCGCGCACACGAACGCCGCGGCGATGGGCAGGATCAGCTGCAGGGTCGGCGAGCGCACGAGCTTCAGCAGGCCGATCCCGAAGCCGAGGATGAACGCGACGATCACTCCCTGCCAGGTCGGGGCGAGCAGCAGCGCGAGACCGGTGGTGAGGATGGCGTGCCCGAGCGTGCGGGTGAACCAGCCGAGCCGCGGCTTCATCGCGCCGATCTCGTTCAGTCGTCGGATGCCGTCGATCGGCGGGACGGCCCCGGCACGCGCCCGGCCGATCAGCTCGTACAGTGCGGCGATCTGGTCGAAGCGGAACGACGCGTTCGTCGCGGAGCGGATCGCGACCCGGGACTCGTCCGACTCCCCCGTCTCCACGATGATGATCGTCGGCAGCACCACGAAGTCGGTGTCGTCGCCGCCGTTCGCCCGCGCGACGTCGGTGATGGTGTCGCGGATGCGGTCGACCGACTCGGCGGACGCGTTCATCCCCTGCGCCAGCCCGAGCAGGAACTGGCGCAGGGCGGAGCGGTCGACGACCTCGGTCATGTCACGCGAACAGGAACGACAGCGTCACCCCGACGATGATGGCGACGCCGATGTAGACGAGGTTCGGCAGCTGGAACGAGTGGTCGAAGACGAACTTGCCCATCTTCGTCGTCCCGGTCTGGTCGAACGCCACCGTGGCGACCTGGCTGCCGTTGGCCGGCAGCGTGTAGATGCCCATGGTCGCGGGCCAGAGGCCGACGAGGAGCGATGCCGGCAGTCCGATCGTGATGCCGATCGGCACGATGGCGTTCGTGGCACTCGACTGGCTCGTCGTGAGCATCGCGACCGCGAACAGCGCGAGCGCGAAGAGCAGCGCGCCGAGGAACGCCGACGATCCGGAGACCACCGAGCCGAGCCCGTCGACGATGAGCTTCTGGTTCGCCGCGACGAAGGTGTTGGCGAGCCACGCGATACCGAAGAGGGCGATGGCTCCGACGATGCCGGCGGGGAAGGTGGGCTGCTTGGGGACGTCAGCCGCCTTCACCTTGCAGAAGACGAAGATCAGGGCGGCGATGATGCCCATCGTCACCTCGATGATGACCGTGACGCTGAGCCGCACCGGGTCGCCCGCATCGTCGGTGCCGATCACCGGACGCAGGTTCTCGAACAGGCCGAAGAACACGATCACCGCGACGCCGGCGAGGAACAGTGCGGCGGACAGCACGGCGGTCGGCGCGAGCTTGTTCTCGTGGGCATCGACCGTCGGCGGCTTGATCTGGTGGTCGGCCAGGCGGCGCTGGAACTCCGGGTCTTCCTCGAGATCCTTGCCGTGGCGCATCATGACGAGCGCGGCGACGAAGAGACCGGCGATGGAGGCCGGCCACATGATGAGCAGCAGCCCGCCGAGGTCGACGCCCTGCGGAGCGAGCAGCACCACCATCGAGGCGGTGGCGGCGGAGACGGGCGAGCACAGGATGCCGACCTGCGAGGCGACGGCCGAGACCGAGAGCGCCCGCTCGGGACGGATCTTCTGCTGGTACGAGACGTCGTAGATCACGGGCAGCAGCGGGTAGAAGATGTTGCCCGTGCCGGCGCCGACCGTGAAGAGGAACGACATGGCCGGAGCGAGGAACACCACGGATTTCGGCTTGCGGCGGATGACCTTCGCGGCGACCGACACCATCCAGTCGATGCCGCCCGCCGCCTGCATGGTCGACGCCGCGGTGATCACGGTGATGACGATGAAGACCGCGTCGACCGGAGCGTTGCCCGGTGCCTCGCCGAAGAAGAAGATGAGGATGGCGACGCCGACCAGTCCCCAGACGCCCAGGCCGATCCCGCTCGTGCGGGTGCCCATGTAGATGGCGCCGATGACGATGATCAGCTGCGCGATGAGGATCCACACGTTGTCGTTCATGACGACGGTCCCTTCACGATCGGGGCGTTCCCGGTGAGCACGGTCGTGGGCAGCTCGGTCTCGACGATCTTCCCGTCGATGGCCTCGACCCGTAGCGCGAGCGCGTTCTCGACCGGGCTGATCGCGGTGACGAACTCGGAGTTCTCGAAGTGCAGCGACTGCAGGTTGCCGACTGCGTAGCCCGTGGAGAGCTCGCCGCTCAGCAGGGACGCGTGGAAGAGCGGGCGGCGCTGGTCCTCGGCGTCGTAGTGCGGGCAGAAGCTGCCGTGCAGGAACCCGAGTCCCTCCGGCAGGACCTGGAGGGTGGGGCCGTAGCTGTCGGTGGTGCCGCCCTCGAACCAGCAGATGCCGCCGGCGCTGCCGCCCGTGAAGACGACGTTCGAGTCGGGGTCCTCCCACATCTCGCGCATGATCTCGTCGAGGCCCTGGCGCTTCCAGACGTCGAGCATGTTCGCCGTATTGCCGCCGCCGACGTGGATCACGTCGAAGCCCTTCACGTAGCCCGCGAGATCGTCCACCGCCCGATGGAAGAGCGGCAGGTGGTGCGGCGCGCAGCGGTCGGAATCGTAGGTGGAGTAGAAGCTCACGATGTACGCGGCGTCATCGCCGGTCGCCGTGCCGACGAAGAGCACCCGGGGGCGCTCCTTGCCGGTGAGTTCGAGGATGTAATCGTGCGTCGGATCGTTCCGCCGCTCCATCATGGCCTTGCCGGCCCCGGTTGCCACCACGTGAGACATGCCCCCACCTCTCGACGACTGCGAATGCGCTCAACCTACTGGTGCGCCGCGGGCGGCGTCCAGAGCGAGTTCGCCCCGCGCGGGTGAGGGCTGCGGCGGCTGTCAGCCGTTCAGGCGCGCCGTCGCGATCAGGCCCTCGAGCAGTGCGGTGGTGCGTGCGCGCGGTCCTTCGGGACGGATGCCGAGGGCGGCCGCCAGCTCGAGCGCGAGGACGGCGTGACCGGTCGTGTTCGGGTGGAACGGGTCGTTCATCAGCCCCCACGGCACTCCGCCGGCACCGAGCTCGGCGAAGCGGGCGTACTGATCCACGAGGATCACGTCCTCGCTCGCCGCGACCTCGCGCACGGCGTCGGCGAACTCGCCGATCCGGGCGCGCTCCGGAGCGTTGCGCACATCGATCGCGGGCGGCGTCTGCAGCACCGGGACGGCGCCGATGGCCCGCACGCGGGCCACGAACTCCCGCAGCGACGCGGCGTAGTCGGACGCGGAGATGACCTCGCGCGGCCCGCCGTCCGAGGCGTCGTTCGTGCCGATCATGAGCGTCACGACATCGGGGTTCCAGTCCGCGACGCGGCGGTCCCAGTCGTCGAGGAGGTCGACGATGCGGTTGCCGCTGATGGCCGTGTTCAGCACGATGTCGCGCACGCGCTCCAGCTCGCCGCGGATCAGCTCGTGCAGGTGCTCCGGATAGCTGCGACCACCCTGGGTGTGCACGAGGCCGTGGGTGATGGAGTCGCCCGTGATGATCCAGTTCCGCGGCGCGGGGTCCGCGAGTGCGGCGGCGATGCGGCGGAGGTCGGAGACGGCGGATGCGGTGGCGGGGGATTCGGCGTTCGACACGGCTCCGAGCCTAGTGGCCGCGGTGCTTCTGCCGACGTATGCCGGAACGTCGATATGCGTGCAGAGATGGGCACGGGCGATGGGGAAGACGGCGGGTACTGTCGGTTCCTCATTGCCCGCGGCGCGTACCGCACCGCAGGCACCTCACAACTCATCACGTCGGCCACGGGGTCCACCCGGGGGCTGATCGAGGTACCCAAAATGAAGCTCTCCACACCGCCCGAGGCCGTCGAACTGCCGAAGTCTTCGGTGATGATCGTGTTCGGCACCCGGCCCGAGATCGTCAAGCTCGCCCCGCTGGTGCGCTGCCTCGGCGACGCCGCGTACGTCGTCCACACCGGCCAGCACTACGACCGCGGGATGTCGGAGGTGTTCCTGCACTCGTGCGGGATCGAGCGGGTGCATCGACGGCTCCGTGTCGGTGGTCTGCCGCGGGCGGCGCAGATCGGACGCGGCGCGGAGCAGATCGCGGAGGCGATCGCCCAGGTCGAGCCGCAGTACGTCGTCGTCCAGGGGGACACGAACGCGACGATCGCCGCCGCGCTCGCCGCGAACGCCGCCGGTGTGCGGCTCGGACACGTCGAAGCAGGGCTTCGCGCGGACGACCGCCGCATGCCGGAGGAGCACAACCGGGTGATGGTCGACCACATCGCCGATGACCTGTACGCCGCGACCGAGGCCAACCGTGACAACCTCCTCGCCGAGGGCATCGACGACGACCGCATCCTCGTCACGGGCAACCCCGTCGTCGAGGCCGTCCGGATGCAGCGGGCCGCCGCCGGGCCCGACCGCGACGAGCTCGAGCGACTCGGTCTCCGGTCGGCGCACTACGTGCTCGCGACGCTGCACCGGCAGGAGAACGTCGACACCCCGGACAACCTCCTCACCACGCTGCACGCGTTCAACGAGATCGCCGCGTCGGGGTGGCCGGTGATCTTCCCCGTGCATCCGCGTACGCGGGCGATGCTGACCGCGCTCGACGCCGAGCACCTGCTGGACGGCCTGGTCTCCGAGGAACCGTACACGTACGAGCGGTTCCTCGCCCTCGCGGCCAATGCCGCGCTGCTGGTCTCGGACTCCGGCGGTATCCAGGAGGAGGCCACGGTGCTCGGCCGCACGGTCCTCGTGGTCCGGGACTCGACCGAACGACCGGAGGCCCTGGGCTCCTTCACGCGCCTGGTCACGCCGCAGACGCTCGCGGGCGAGGCCGCCGCCGTGCTCTCCTCCGTGGAGAAGAACCTCGCCGGGCTGGTCGCCCTGCCCTCCCCGTTCGGCGATGGCCACGCGACGGAGCGCATCGCGGAGCACATCCGCTCCGCGATCACGGCCGAGGCCGCCTGATGTCCGTGTCGTCCGCCGCCCCTGCGCGCTGAGGCCGCCGTGCTCGCCATCGCCGGGACGTACTCGCTCCTCATCACCCTCGCGTTCATCGTCTACGTGATCCTGATCGTGGTCCCCTTCCTTCGCCGCACGCCCGACCCGGAAGGACCGGTCGATGCGTTCGAGTGGCACATGTTCGTGCCGTGCCGCGACGAGGAGGTCGTCATCGGGCGCACGATCCGCATGCTCCGCACCACGGTTCCGCAGGCCCATGTCTGGGTGATCGACGACGACAGCGACGACGGGACGGCGGCGATCGTGCAGGCGGCCGCCGACGCGGACACCTTCGTGCATCTCGTGCAGCGGCGTCGGCCGGAAGCCCGGACCGGAAAGGGCGATGCGCTCAACGCCGCGTACTTCGCGATGAACGCCTTCCTCCCCGCCGGCACCGACCGGTCGCGCGTCGTCGCCTGCGTGGTCGACGCCGACGGCGAGGTGGCCGAGAACATCCTCCGGCAGGCCGCCTCCCCGAAAGCGTTCGGGGATCCCGAGGTCGGCGCGGCGCAGGTCACCGTCTACATGAAGAACCGTGATGACCGCCGGCCCGTGGCGGGTGCCGGGCGTGCGAGGAACGCCTTCGGCCGCTTCCTCATCCGGATGCAGGACATGGAGTTCCGGGGCCAGATCGCCGCGGTCCAGGCGCTTCGCGGGTGGACGCAGACGGTGGGTCTCGGAGGGAACGGCCAGTTCACGCGCCTCTCCGTCCTGGACGACATCGCCGCGCGGTCCGATCGGCCCTGGCACGGCTCCCTCCTGGAGGACTACGAGCTGGGGATCCACATCCTGCTCGCGGGGCACAAGAACCGTCATCTGCACGACACGTACGTCGCTCAGGAGGCCCTGCACGACTTCCGGAGGTTCGCGGTGCAGCGCACCCGGTGGGCGCAGGGGAACATGCAGTGCATCCGCTACATCCCCGAGATCGTCCGCTCCCGGAAGCTCTCGATCGTCGGCGTCCTCGAGGTCTGCTACTACCTGCTGCTTCCGGTCTTCCAGGTCCTCGCCTGCGTCGCGGCGGTGACCCTCCTCATCGGCGCGACCGTGGGGCTCCTCACCGGGACGCTCGTCGTGCCGTTGACCTCCCTCCTGCTCTTCGTGGTCCTGTATCTCGTGCTGGGCATCGGCCCGTTCGTCGTGTGGGGGCCGATCTACCGCCGTCACAGCGAGCCCGGGATCGGGTTCTGGCGTGCCGTCCTCTGGGGGATCGGGGTGTGTGGCTGTACGACTACTACGTGTACGTGGCGGGAGCTCGCGCGGTCTATCGGATCGTACGCGGACGCAACGGGTGGGCGAAGACCCGGCGCAATGATGAGGTCGACGTGGCCGGCCTGGTCGCGAAGGACGCATGAGGGGCGCGTGGGATACGGTGGGCGGGTGAGCCCTGAGTCGGATAGACGCTAGATCGCGGGTGTGAGCGCACGTCGTGCGCTCCCCGCATCCTCGTCGACCTCTCTCACCTGCCGCTCGGCGCGCTCCGGAGCGCGTGCGGCTCTGCGCGTCTGGATGCACCATGCCGTTCCTCGTTCCCGTCCTCGCTCTGGCGATCTTCGCCCAGGGCACCAGCGAGTTCATGCTCGCCGGCCTTCTCCTCCCTCTGTCCGCCGATCTCGACGTCGATCCGTCCACCGCCGGCCTCCTGACCTCCGCCTTCGCGGTCGGCATGGTCGTCGGCGCCCCGCTGATGGCCGTTTTCGCCAGCCGGTGGCGTCCGCGGTCGGCCCTCGTGCTGCTGCTCGCGGCCTTCATCACCGCGCACGTGGTCGGCGCCGTCGCGTCATCGTTCGCGCTGCTCCTCGTCACTCGAATCCTCGCCGCGCTGGCCAACGCCGGCTTCCTGGCGATCGCCCTCGCCACCGTGCGGAGTGTCATCACCCCGGCGCAGACGACCCGCGCGGTCGCGGTCCTGCTCGGGGGCACGACGTTGGCGACGATCGTGGGGGTCCCGCCGGTGCGATGCTCGCCACGGCCTTCGGCTGGCGCTCCACCTTCTGGGCCGTCGTCGTGCTGTGCCTTCCCGCCGTCGTGGCGCTGCTCCTGGACCGGACGCTCGGCGCCGTTCCCCGTGCGCCGCAGGTCCATCTGCGTGGGGAGCTCGTGGAGCTGCGACGCCGCTCGGTATTGGTGGCCGTGGTGCTCGCCGTGCTCGTCAATGCGGCGACCTTCGGGGTCTTCACGTTCCTCGCCGTCATCGGGGCGGATGCCGGCATCGACGCATCCTGGATCCCGCTGCTGCTCGCCGTCTTCGGGGTCGGCGCCTTCCTGGGCGTGACGGCCACCGGGCGATGGGCCGCGCGCTTCGATCGCGCCTGGGTCGTGATCGGCTCCGTGGCGACCACCGCGGTCTGGGCGCTGTTCGGGCTCGCGGTCGGATCGGTCCCGGCGGTCTTCGTCGGTGCGCTGATCGGCGGGATGCTGTCGTTCGCGGTCGGCTCCTCGCTGATCGCGCGCATCGTCGGCCAGGCGTCGGGGGCGCCGGTGCTCGGCGGTGCCTATGCCACGGCGGCACTGAACCTCGGGGCGGTCGGCGGACCGGTGCTCGCCGGCATCGCGTACTCGGGCGCCGGCGCATCCGGCATCCTGTCCGTCGCGGCGATCCTCACCGCCCTCGCCGTGCTCCTCTCACCTCTGCTGCCACGAGGATGACCGCCCCGGGGCCGCGACGGATGCGAAAGACTGGGGGTATGACTTCGTCTGCACTCGACACGCTCCTGGCCCGCATCGTCGAAAGCGGCCTGCTCGAAGACCCCGTCGCCGAGAACGGCCTGGTGTACGGGCGTGCCAGCATCGACGCCGCCGGAACCGTCGTGAACGTGAACGTCGACCCCGAGCTCGAGGACGACGACGAGCACGGCGAGGATCTCGACCACGATGCCCTGATCGCGGCGCTCGCCCGCATCCTCTCGGTAAGCGAGTCTCGCTGGCGGGCCGTGATCGACGAGGTCGCGACCGACATCGACGATGCCGTCGAGGATGAGCCCGTGGTCGAGCAGATCGACCTGCGTGACGACCTCGAGGCCACCTCCGTCGTGGTGTTCGCCGATGCCGCGCTGCTCGCGTTCCTCGCGCCGAAGCAGTTCCCCGACTCGCGGATCCTCGTGCAGCTGGATGAGGAGCTGGAGGTCGAGGGCGTCGAGGTGCGGGATCTCGACGGCGTCGAGACCATCGAGTTCGACACCCTCGACGAGCTGCTCGACGAGATCAGCCGCGCCGACGAGAACTGATCGACGGCAGAAGCGGCGCGACGCCATGGTGACTCTCGCTCCCGATGCGGGCACGCGCATCGAGGACTACGCCCTTCTGAGCAACTGTCGCACGGCGGCGCTGGTCTCCACGGCGGGGAGCATCGACTGGCTGTGCCTGCCGCGGCTCGATTCGGCGTCGACGTTCGGGGCGGTGCTCGGCGACGAGTCGCACGGGCGATGGCTGCTGCGTCCGACGGATCAGGCGGCGGTGCGCACGCGGCGATACGACGGCGATACTTTCGTGCTCATCACCCGCTGGGAGAGTCCGGATGCCGTCGCCGAGGTGCACGACTTCATGCCGATCGGACTCGACCCGGATGCGACGATCCGGCGGACCGACCTGATCCGCCGGGTCGTCGGCATCCGCGGGACGATGACCTTCGAGCAGCGTCTGAGCATCCGTTTCGACTACGCCAGGGTGATGCCCTGGGTGCGCCAGGTCGGGACGGACGCCGAACCGTGCCTGGTCGCGATGGGCGGACCGGACGCCGTCGCCCTGCGCGGTGCGGCGCTGAAGGCCGTCGATCATCAGCACCGGGGCGAGGTGACGGTTGAGGCGGGTGAGGTGCGAGACCTGCAGCTCACCTGGTTCCCCTCGCATCTCGAGGTTCCGCCGACGCTCGACGTCGAGAAGGAGGTCGCCGAGACGAAGGCCTGGTGGCAGGAATGGGCGGAGCGGATCTCGCACGACGGCCCTCACCGGGATGAGGTGGTCAGGTCGCTGCTGATCCTGCGGGCGCTCACCAACCACGAGACGGGCGGTATCGCTGCGGCGGCGACCATGGCGCTGCCCGAGGAGATCGGGGGCGTGCGCAACTGGGACTACCGGTACGTCTGGCTGCGCGATGCCGCCCTCACCCTCGAGGCGTTGCTCGCCCACGGGTTCCTCGCGGTGGCGGGGCAGTGGCGCGAATGGCTGCTGCGGGCGGTCGCCGGGGACCCGGCCGATCTCCAGATCATGTACGGCCCGGCGGGAGAGCGGGACCTCCCGGAGCGCATCCTCCCCGGATTCCCGGGATACGAGGGTTCGGCGCCGGTGCGGATCGGCAACGGCGCGGCGGAGCAGTACCAGGCGGATGTCGTCGGGGAGGTGCTGGTGACGCTGTCGGCAGCGCGGGCGGCGGGACTCGACGAGTCGGCCTTCTCGTGGCCGCTGGAGCGGGAGCTGGTGCGGTTCGCCTCCGAACAGATCGAGCGCCCGGATCAGGGGCTGTGGGAGATCCGCGGGGAACCGCAGCTCTTCACGCACTCGCGGGTGATGATGTGGGCGGCGTTCGACCGAGCGGTGGTCGCGGTGGAGGAGTTCGGCCTCACCGGTCCCGTCGAACGGTGGCGCGGACTGCGCGACCGGATGCGCGAGGAGATCGACCGGCACGGCGTCGTCGACGGCCACTTCGTGCAGCACTACGGAACGACGGAGGTCGACGCGTCGCTGCTGCTCCTTCCGCAGGTGGGGTACTGCCCGCCGGACGACCCGCGCATGCTGGCGACGGTCGAGCGCATCGAGCAGACGTTGATGGCGGACGGGCTGGTGCGCCGCTACCGCACCGGTACCGGTATCGACGGCCTCTCCGGGTCTGAGGGTGCGTTCCTGGCGTGCTCGTTCTGGCTGGTCGAGCAGTACGCCGTGACCGGTCGGCTCGACGAGGCCCATGCGCTCATGGGGCGGCTGTGCGGGCTGGCGAATGACGTGGGCATGCTCTCCGAGGAGTACGACCCGGTGTCGGCGCGGCAGCTTGGCAACACCCCGCAGGCGTTCTCGCACCTCGCGCTGGTCCGCGCAGCCGATGCCCTGGCACGGACCGAGCACCGGTCGCGATGAGACCTCGCCGGTCGGGCGAGAGCCGCCGACCCGTCGCCCCAGACGGGGCGTCTGCTCCGAAGAACGACGCCCCCACCTGATTCCGCAGGTGGGGGCGCGACATCGTGCGGCCGGTCAGAGCCACTTCTTGTACTTGAACACCCCGAAAAGGCCGACGGCGAAGGCGGCCATCGCGCCGATGGCCATCGGGTAGCCGAAGGCCCAGTGCAGCTCGGGCATCACGTCGAAGTTCATCCCGTACACGGTGCCGACGAGCGTCGGGGCGAAGATGATGGCCGCCCACGAGGAGATCTTCTTGATCTCGTCGTTCTGTGCGAGACCGGCCTCGGTCTGACGGCGGGCGACCAGCGCCGAGTGCACGGTCAGCGCGTTCTCGAGGATCGCCCGGAAGGAGTCGATCTTCTCGTTGACGCGGATCGTGTGGTCGAGCACATCGCGCAGGGAGCGCTGCAGCTCCTCGTCGATGCGGTACTTCTCCGACCCGCGACGCAGCCACTCCAGCATCCCGTTCAGCGGGTGCACCGCACGCTGGAAGTTGATGACCTCGCGGGAGAGCTCGTAGATGCGACGCGAGAGCGCGCTGTCGTCGTCGCCGTCGCCGAAGAGCTGGTCCTCGATCTCGTCGATGTCGTTCAGCAGCCCGGCCACGATCGGCTCGTACCCGTCGACGACCTCATCGAGGATCGCGTAGAGCACGGCCTCCGGACCCATCGCGAGCAGCCCGGGGTTCGCCTCCATGCGGGCGCGCACGGCGGCGAGGTTGGGCGACTCGGCGTGCCGGATCGTCACCACGAAGTCGGGGCCGACGAACAGGTGCAGCTCGCCGAACTCGATCGACTCCTGCTCGTCGCGATAGCGGGCGGGCCGCAGCACCGCGAACAGGGTGTCTCCGTAGCGCTCCACCTTCGAGCGCTGGTGTCCGGAGAGCGCGTCCTCGACGGCGAGCGGATGCAGGTCGAACTCGCGAGCGACGGACGCCACTTCCTCAGGGCTCGGCCGGTACAGGCCGATCCACGCGATTCCCCCGGCAGCGTCCAGCATCCGGTAGGTCTCGTCCAGGTTCTTGGGGGTCTCCACGCGACGTCCGTGGACGTACACGCCGTTGTCGATGAGCGCCATGATGCGGCTCCGTTCTCGCAGGTGCACGGCAGCAGAGAGCTCCGTGCACGGATTCGTCAGGGGGCGGATGACGCCGCCGACGGCTGCGGAGAAGGACGTGCGAAAGCGGACCGGAAGGTCAACGCGCTAGCGCAGGGAGTCGCGACGCAGCGAAGGCGGCGTCGTAACTATCATCGGACATCGCCATCACCGCCTTTCGGGACTCTTCGGGGTCGAGCGACCCAACGGG
Coding sequences:
- a CDS encoding magnesium and cobalt transport protein CorA yields the protein MALIDNGVYVHGRRVETPKNLDETYRMLDAAGGIAWIGLYRPSPEEVASVAREFDLHPLAVEDALSGHQRSKVERYGDTLFAVLRPARYRDEQESIEFGELHLFVGPDFVVTIRHAESPNLAAVRARMEANPGLLAMGPEAVLYAILDEVVDGYEPIVAGLLNDIDEIEDQLFGDGDDDSALSRRIYELSREVINFQRAVHPLNGMLEWLRRGSEKYRIDEELQRSLRDVLDHTIRVNEKIDSFRAILENALTVHSALVARRQTEAGLAQNDEIKKISSWAAIIFAPTLVGTVYGMNFDVMPELHWAFGYPMAIGAMAAFAVGLFGVFKYKKWL